The genome window CCAGTTCGGGGCCCAGACGATGAAGCCGCGGGCTGTGTCTTCCGCCGAGGGCTCCACCATGGTCGCGGTCTCGACGTGGGGGACCTCGGTGAACTCCCGGTCGAAAGCTTCCTGGTGCTCGCGAATGACGGCCGCTCGGATGCGCTCGATTTTGGCATTCGCGAACTGGCGCTCCTCTTCAGTGTTCGCAGGCAGAATCGCGAGACCGTTGAGTACGAAACCCCGGTTGGCCGGGTTCTCGTGCTCCGCGTCGAGGGTGATGTCCAGCCGGCCGTCGGTGACGGTGGCGTCGAAGACCGCATCCGTTGTGCGGCTCCAGGGGAGCACGAGATTCTCGACGACGCGAGTGCCCTCCGCTTCGACCCAGTACGGCTGCAGACCCCGGCGCCCGTACTCGGTGTCCCCGTGCATCGAAAGGACCCGATATGCCCCGTCGGGCACATCCACGGCGAATGTCTGGCGCACCTGGGTGTGATAATACTCACTGGTCATCACGAAGTCGCGAAAGAGCGAGTCGCTTCCCGCGCCGCCACGGTCACGTTCCCCCAGGCCGGGGACATTAGCGCTTGCCGGTCCGAAGTTGCTCTCCACCACCGGTTCTCCGCCCTCGTATGGAATCCAGCCGTAGCCTTTCTCACGCGAGTAGACGGTCTTCGAATCCACCACGCAGAACTGTGCGAAACTCGGGGATCCCGCGGGGCCAAAGTCGAACGCCCACCAGGTGATGCCATCTTCAACGCGCTTCGGGTCGGAGACGCTCACGCTGTCTGGCGCCGCTCCGGGCACGGGCGTTCCCCAGACCTCAATCTCGCTCAGGGTGATGTAGGCGCGTCCGGGCGCTGCGTGGAAGACGAAGCGCAGGCCGTCTGCCCGTCGGCTGATGCCGATCTCGTTCCAGCCATCGGTGACGGGAGAGATCGTTCCCACCTTGAGCACGTCCGGGAACTCCAGGGGGTCGCCCTTGAGATAGACGTCGATAGCTGCAGCCCCGTGGGGGCCGGTTTCCGGGCAGAGCACCCAGATGCGTGCACGTTCAATGTCGTAGACCCCGTTCAGGCCGACTGTTAGCTCAGCTTGCTGTTGGCCTTGCCAATAGGCATAGGGGAAAGGGGTGCGCTTGTGGTCTGTGCTGATGTCGCCGTTGGTGAGGGCGCCTTCGGCGAAGCTTGCGCGCGGCGCGTCTTGGCCCCCTTTGAAGGGTGGATTCGCCTCCGCCCAGCCGCCGGTCAAAGGGCGCTCAAACTGCTCATATTGGCTGAACTCCGGATTACGGAGCCCGTTCTCCGTGAGCAGTCTGGCATTCTGGGCACAAGACATCGCGGCGACCACGAGCGCGATCAGCAGCATGAGCAGGCGCGACATGGCACATCACTCCAGTCCCCGCTGCGCAGCCGGGGAGGGATAGAGCGGCAGGTGAGGGAACCCAAGCCACTACTCATTTCGCCGACTGCGCCCCTTGGCCCTGCGGCGCAGTCACCTCCGGTCGGAGGAACCTGGCGATGAACAGCCCGTTCGAGACCGTCTACATCGTCGGGTTGGTGCTCGGGTCACTCATCCGGGCCGTTTATACTCGTGGCAGGCGATCTCGGCGCATTCTCACTTCGCGCTGTCATGCGCTGGATTCGGTGCTCTTGCTCCTTGCAGGGGTGGGCATGATCCCGGTGCCCATCGTCGCTCTTACTACCGACTGGTTGAGTTTCGGCGGCTACACGACCCCGCCGATCGTTGGATGTGCTGGGACCGTACTGCTCGCCGCGGCGCTCTGGCTGCTGTGGCGGTCGCACCGTGACCTTGGCAGCAACTGGTCAGCGCGGATCGACGTGCGCGACGGCCAGGCCCTTGTCGTCACCGGCGTCTACAGCCGAATCCGGCATCCGATGTATGCCGCCCATTGGCTCTGGGCGATGGCTCAGCTCCTCTTGATTCAGAACTGGCTGGCCGGGCCCGCGATGCTCGTGTTCTATACACCCCTGTATTTCCTGCGGGTGGGCCAGGAGGAAGCGCTGATGCGCGAGCATTTCGGGCAGCCGTATGAGGACTACATGGCCCGCACCGGCCGCGTGCTGCCCCGATTGGGAGCGCGGCGCGTTGACTGAGATCACCCCGGCGCTCAAGCGCGCCTATGGGAGGTCGTACAAGTATGGCTGACAAAACGACTGCTCGTCCGCCTTGGTTCGACCAGCCCAGGCTGGGCATGTTCGTTCACTGGGGCATCTACGCGATCCCCGCCTGGCACGAGCAACTTCAGTGGCGGGGGCGCATGTCTCGCGCGGAGTATGTGAAATTCGCCGACCAATGGAACCCGGTGCGCTTCGACCCCGATGCCTGGCTTGACCTGGCGCAGGAAGCCGGGATGCAATACCTCTGCATCACCACGAAGCACCACGACGGCTTCTGTCTATGGAACACCAAGCAGACGCCCTTCAACACCATGAATACCCCGTACGGGAAGGATATCCTGGGAATGCTGGCCGAGGCCTGTCATCGCCGGGACTTCCCGCTCTTCCTGTACTATTCGTGCGCCGACTGGCATCATCCGAACTATCCGAACCAGGGACGGCATCACGAACTGCCGGGACCGGAGCCCGGAGACGACCCCGACCTGGGCAAGTACTTGGAGTTCCTGAAAGCTCAGGTGCGTGAACTGTGCAGCAATTATGGGCGCATTCACGGGTTCTGGTGGGACATGAATGTGCCGCAGCACCGGGACCCGTCGATCAATGCGATGATCCGCGAGCTCCAGCCAGGCATCGTCATCAACGACCGCGGGTATGACGAGGGGGATTTTGGCACGCCCGAGCGAGACTATCAGCAGGGGATCGACGCGCTCAAAGGCTTTGAGCGGCCCACCGAGGCATGCCAGTCAGTGGGCATCGAGAGCTGGGGATTTCGGCAGGACGAGGATTACTACACCGACCGGCACCTCATGCGCAGCATCGACCGGTATATGGCCAGAGGGGCTCACTACCTGCTCAACGTGGGGCCAACGGCGGAGGGAGTGATCCCTGCGCAGGCAGTGCAGGTTCTGCGCCGGGTGGGAGCGTGGTTCAGGCGCATCCGCGAGTCCGTGGAGGGCGTCGAACCGATGCCGGATCTTGTTGCGAGCAATGATGTACTGCTGACTCGGCGCGGCAATACGGTCTACGTGCATCTGCATCGCGACCCTCCGACTGCAGCGGTGAAGCTCAATCCGCTGGCGGTCGTGCCTCGGCGGGCGAAGCTCTTGAATACCGGCGCACCGGTAGACTGTGTCGTTGACCTGCTTCCCAGCGAGCATGCGTCCGGCAAGCCTTGCCTGCGCCTGCGGAACCTTCCGGTGAATACGCTGGCGAACACGTGCCTGGTGGTGCGGCTGGACTTCGACGCATTGCCGGAAGGCGCCGCTCCGGACGAGGACACGCCGGAGGTTCTCAGAATGTAGCCGGAGGGCCGACGTAGAAGCTACAGGGTCCCGAGTGGTGCTCGGGACCCTGTGGACTGACGTGATCGCCTGTTCCGCGCCGTGCGTGGAGCCCGGCACGCATCCCGTCAATCACATCGCGCGGCGTCCACCTCAAGCTCGAACAGAAGGTCGTCCCGGCAGATGATGTTATTCGCCACGATTGCCGGAAGCGCCGCGAGGTCCGGGCGCGAGGCCACGAACCGTTGATATGCGCCAACGTCGGAAGTGAGCCGGACATAGGCTGTGGCGCGGGTGACGTGGCTCCAGTCCATCCCTCGCGATTCCAGGATGGCCTGGACAACCTCGAAAGTCTTCGCGACCTGACCGTCGACGTCGCCCACATACACCGTATTCCCATTCCGATCAATACTTGCGGTACCCGACACGAGCAGGCGCTTGCAGCCAGGCGTCGCCACCTCCACCACGCGGCTGAAAGAGCTTCCGTAAGCCAGCGCAGGGCACTGCAAAGGCGAGGGCACCGCTTGGATGCAGACCTGATCCGATTTGGGCTTCATCGCGAAAGCCGATGCAATCATGGCAGACCCGGCGGGGTTCGCGCCCCCGATGCCGGTGCTTGCGGGCACCAGCTTGCTGAAGACGTCCCGCTCATTGAAGAACCGGGTGCGGACCCCGTTGAACTCCCCGTACCACTCGAGTATCTGGTCCAGGAAGAGCCAGGTGCGGACCACGTTGGAGAAGTCCATGTCCACCTGGGCGAGAGCTTTCTCTATGTTCTCGAAGGTCTCGCGTGCCTGTTCCGGGCGGGATTTGTGGGTGTGGATTGACCGGATGCCTGCGAGGGTGCATTCGGTGGCGTAGGGTGTCTCCACGACCGTGCCTACGACTCGCCCGTCAACAAGGAGCGGACGGGTCTCCGCACCCTGTACGGCATGGACGTAGACACCGCTCAGATCTGCGCCGTCCGGATGCTCATTGCAGACCCAGGTTACGGGAAAGTCCGGCTCCTCCCAGCCCGGTGTTGGGGGGCCGAACACGTCAGCGCGCACGATCCGTGCGCCCCCAGCCTTGTCCACCAGATCGCTGATGTCCGTGCAGTCCGGACCGGACAGGGTCAGGAATAGTTCGTCAAACTCCTGCCTGTTCCGGGTGACGGTGTACAGCTGCTGCGAGGGTGCGGCGGCATGTTCGGCCATGAACGGACCTCCGGGTGAGCATCCGCTTGATGCTCTCTTGAGCTTTTCATTCCCCGAGACGTTCCCCCCGCTGTTAGTGTTCACCTTCGTCGGGTACTCTCTCACCGCTGCGCAAGGCGGCCCGGTTGCGCATCTCGATCTCCAGGCGCTTTGCGTATTTCGCCTCGCGACGCAGATCCAGGTCGCAGGCGACGAAACCATCCATGTCCGCCCGTGGCCGCATGGCGAGCATCCGCTTGCCGGCCTCGATGATAGCCAGTGCTTCCCGGTATGCTTGCGGGTTCTTCTCGCGGATTGCAGAAAGGCACGGGCTCAGTTCGGGCCTGTCGAAGCTCACTTGCGGCCCGGAGTTAGCGTTGCAGGCTGCTTGCGCCGCGAGGGGCACACCTGTCAGTTCCTCCAGGCGCTTGAGTTGCCGGTCGTCCAGCGGAGACCGCCCGGAAAGGTTGTCCGGATATGCGCTTGCGTATGTCGGGTAGTAGGGTGCATTGATGTCGATCCAGGTCACAATGCGGTCCAGATCCTCGGGCGTGAGCTTGTCGCCGACGTGCCCGGCTCTGAGGGTAGCCACGATCTTGCTGGCGTGGGATCCCCAGGATCGGGCCTGCTGGATCTGGGCCGGCCCTGCACCGATCGCCTTGATGAACCCGCGCCGCCAGAGTTCATTGTACGAGGCGTTGAAGAACAGGTCGCGGTCGCCGGCGAGGTTCAGCGTCTTGCCTGCGGGTTTGCCATAGTCGTGGCAGGAAACGCACAGCCGGTCGAACACGGGCTGCACCTCGGCCATGTAGCTGAACAGCCGTGGCTCGCCCCTCCATGATTCCAGCTTGCGAGGCGCCTTGTCGAGAGCTTTCAGCATGCGCGGCAGCTTCGCCGGCGGCGCCATATGTCGGTCTTCGTGGCAGCCCACACAGCCGGCATATTCCCCCGACTGCACCATGGTCCCGCTGCGCATGGACTGCACCATCATCCCGTCGGAATCGAGAAGCTGAAAGTAGACGAATCGGTCGGAAGGGACCTCGAAGTAGGCTGAGCCGTCCTCTTCCACGGGCACGGTCCCCAGAATTCGCTTGTTGTTGAAATCGTGCCAGCCCATCGCCGGGCTCTGACTGCCCTGGCCACCCCACCATGGGTAGACCCACTGCCGCTTCTCGGGGGACTCCACCACTCGCAGGTACTTCACATCGCCGCGCTTCACTCCGGCCATGTGGGTGCCGCGGTACACGTCCACCACATAGAAGTACCCCGGCGCGTTGTCGAAGTTCCGTCGCGTGGGTATGTCCGGTGGACGGGTTCGAGCCGCAAGGGGCATGGGGTCGAAGCAGCCGGGCTCCTCGGTATGCAGGAGCAGTTCATTGCCGAACACGTCCAGCAGACAGATGCCCATCTGCTCGCCGCTGCCGGTCATGCGGGAGCACAGGAAGTACTTGCCCGCGCCCGCGCCCGTGTTGGGGTCGGCGAGAGGGTACGGGTCCTCGTACTTCGGGAACAGGTTCACGTACGAGTCGATCCCACCGATGTCGA of Armatimonadota bacterium contains these proteins:
- a CDS encoding isoprenylcysteine carboxylmethyltransferase family protein, with protein sequence MNSPFETVYIVGLVLGSLIRAVYTRGRRSRRILTSRCHALDSVLLLLAGVGMIPVPIVALTTDWLSFGGYTTPPIVGCAGTVLLAAALWLLWRSHRDLGSNWSARIDVRDGQALVVTGVYSRIRHPMYAAHWLWAMAQLLLIQNWLAGPAMLVFYTPLYFLRVGQEEALMREHFGQPYEDYMARTGRVLPRLGARRVD
- a CDS encoding translation initiation inhibitor; translated protein: MAEHAAAPSQQLYTVTRNRQEFDELFLTLSGPDCTDISDLVDKAGGARIVRADVFGPPTPGWEEPDFPVTWVCNEHPDGADLSGVYVHAVQGAETRPLLVDGRVVGTVVETPYATECTLAGIRSIHTHKSRPEQARETFENIEKALAQVDMDFSNVVRTWLFLDQILEWYGEFNGVRTRFFNERDVFSKLVPASTGIGGANPAGSAMIASAFAMKPKSDQVCIQAVPSPLQCPALAYGSSFSRVVEVATPGCKRLLVSGTASIDRNGNTVYVGDVDGQVAKTFEVVQAILESRGMDWSHVTRATAYVRLTSDVGAYQRFVASRPDLAALPAIVANNIICRDDLLFELEVDAARCD
- a CDS encoding alpha-L-fucosidase; translation: MADKTTARPPWFDQPRLGMFVHWGIYAIPAWHEQLQWRGRMSRAEYVKFADQWNPVRFDPDAWLDLAQEAGMQYLCITTKHHDGFCLWNTKQTPFNTMNTPYGKDILGMLAEACHRRDFPLFLYYSCADWHHPNYPNQGRHHELPGPEPGDDPDLGKYLEFLKAQVRELCSNYGRIHGFWWDMNVPQHRDPSINAMIRELQPGIVINDRGYDEGDFGTPERDYQQGIDALKGFERPTEACQSVGIESWGFRQDEDYYTDRHLMRSIDRYMARGAHYLLNVGPTAEGVIPAQAVQVLRRVGAWFRRIRESVEGVEPMPDLVASNDVLLTRRGNTVYVHLHRDPPTAAVKLNPLAVVPRRAKLLNTGAPVDCVVDLLPSEHASGKPCLRLRNLPVNTLANTCLVVRLDFDALPEGAAPDEDTPEVLRM